GTCCGTGCGTGCGGGAATTTTAAACTTACTACTAGAATTAAGAAAAAAGATGGGGCTAACGATGATGTTTATCACTCACGATTTATCAACTGCTAGCTATATGTGTGATAGAATTGCAGTTATGTATCAGGGAAGAATTGTAGAAAGTGGACCTACAAAGAAAATTATACAATCTCCAACTCATCCATATACGAAGGCACTAGTGTCTGTTGTGAAGGATTTAAACTATTTTATTGCGAACCGTGAAAACATTATCCTCGATGGAGAGGTAGATGCCACCCGAAAACAAGTCGGCTGTCCATTTGTATCAAGATGTCCACATCAAGAAAGTAAGTGCCATACGGTTGAGCCAAAACTCGAGTCTCTTGGCCAAGGTCATCTTGTTTCATGTCATTGTCATTCTGATATAATGGAAAAAACATCATAGATTAAGGAGACAAGGTAATGGAAGAAGTAAAAAAGATTAAGATTGCTGTAAATGGTGGGATTAGCTTTGGAGCGAAGCTAAATGCTAAACAAATGATTACTATAGCAAAATATATGAACGAAGAGGATGAACTAGAGCTAACGACCTTCCAACAGCTATATTTAGAAATACCAGAGGATCAAAAAGATGAGATTATTAGAGAACTAGAAGGTGTTGGCTTAAGGTGTTATCCTGTTGGAAATTATGTTAAGAGTCTACGCACCTGCAACTTTTGTAAAGGGGAAGAAGCAGAAGGAATGCCTGTGGCAAAAGAATTAAACGAACGGGTAGCCGGAAAGGACGTCCCCTTTACTTTAAAAATCGCATACACAGGTTGTCCAATAGGCTGTGGGGAACCTTTAATAAATGATATCGGTGTAATGAAGATTAAAGACGGATTCAATTTATACGCAGGTGGTAAATCCAAAGGAAAAGATGCACAAGTGGGCACATTATTATTTGAAAATTTAGAACCACATGACCTTTATCAAAAAGTTGAGAAGCTAATAGACCTATACGCAGCGAACGGAAAGAAGAGAGAAACGGTACTTAAGTTTATTAACAGGTTTGGTAAAGATCAGATTTTAGAACAATTAAGCCAATAATATAGGCTTGTAAGGGTTTTTATTTGAAAAAATTGGATATATCATTTATTTTTAATTTATTGAGAAAAAATGTTTGACATACCCTACTGGGGTATCATATAGTGTAATCAAGGAGGTGCTGCAATGGCGGTTAACCCACCGAATGACAATATTGTTCCAATTGATGATAGTTGCTGTTCTACAACTAGCGAGAGAAAAAGCCATCATTCAGATAAAGTAAAAAGTAATCTTGTTTCTAGATTAAATCGAATTGAAGGTCAGATTCGTGGTATTAAAGGTTTAATTGAGAAAGATACCTATTGTGATGATGTCATTACACAAATCTCTGCCACCCAATCGGCTCTCAATAGTGTAGCTAAAATTTTACTTGATGGGCACCTTAGAAGTTGTGTAGTTGAACGTATTCAGGATGGAGATGACGAGGTTCTAGATGAACTACTTACGACCATCCATAAATTGATGAAAAAATAGGAGTGACGATAATGGAAAAAGTAACACTAAACGTACAAGGAATGTCTTGTGGACATTGTGTGAAAGCAATTGAAGGAAGCGTTGGCGAAATGGCTGGAGTGAAAGAGGTTAAAGTATCTCTTGAAGACGCTACAGTTGATGTGGAATTTAACCCAAGTGAAGTTTCTTTAGATGCAATTAAGGAAACGATTGATGAAGAAGGATACGAAGTCCAATAAATAATAAGGAGAAACCGTGCTGTTTAGCACGCTTTCTTTTGAAATAAAATATACCCCATATAGGTATAAGGAGTTTTTGATCATGAGCGAAAAATTACAGGAATCCAATTTTCAAATTACAGGCATGACCTGTGCTGCATGTGCCACTAGAATTGAAAAGGGCTTGAAAAAGGTCGAGGGTGTTCAAGAAGCTAATGTTAATTTAGCTTTAGAAAAGGCATCCATTAAGTTTGATAAAGGTGCTACTAATAACCAAGCACTGCAACAGAAAATAAGAGACCTTGGCTACGACGTTGTAACAGAAAAGGTCGAACTAGATATTACGGGTATGACCTGTGCCGCTTGTTCAGCAAGGATTGAAAGAGGTTTAAATAAGATGGATGGGATCACTCAAGCCTCCATCAATTTAGCATTAGAAAGAGGGTCTGTTGAGTATAATCCATCTACTATTACACCTACAGACATTATTCAAAAAGTAGAGAAGCTCGGTTATGGAGCCGTCATCAAAGCTGATGAAAATGAGAAAGAGGCAGTAGATCATCGTCAAAAAGAAATAGAAAAGCAAAAAGGGAAGTTCATATTCTCTGTGATTTTATCACTCCCATTATTATGGGCGATGGTAAGTCACTTTGAATTTACATCTTTTATTTATCTGCCGGAAATGTTTATGAATCCGTGGGTGCAGCTTGCCTTGGCAACGCCAGTTCAGTTTATTATTGGTAAGCAATTTTATGTTGGGGCTTACAAGGCGCTAAAAAATGGTAGTGCCAACATGGATGTACTAGTAGCTTTAGGTACTTCAGCAGCTTACTTCTACAGTTTATATTTAACGTTTGCTTCAATTGGTTCTAATGAGCACATGGTTGAGTTGTACTATGAAACAAGTGCGATTTTAATCACACTCATTATATTAGGTAAGTTATTTGAAGCAAATGCAAAAGGAAGATCCTCTGAAGCGATTAAAAAGCTAATGGGCCTTCAAGCCAAAACGGCAACAGTACTTCGTAATGGGGAAGAATTAGAGCTGCCGTTGGAGGAGGTAGTTGTCGGTGATGTCCTTTTTGTCAAACCAGGTGAAAAAGTACCTGTTGACGGTGAGATTTTAGAAGGTCAATCCGCTCTTGATGAGTCTATGCTTACAGGAGAAAGTGTTCCGGTTGATAAAACAGTAGGGGATGCAGTTATAGGGTCGACTATTAACAAAAATGGTTTCTTGAAGATTCAAGCAACAAAAGTAGGTAGAGATACAGCATTAGCTCAAATTATTAAAGTAGTGGAAGAGGCCCAAGGTTCAAAGGCTCCGATTCAACGACTAGCAGATAAAATTTCTGGAATCTTTGTCCCGATTGTAGTAGGTATTGCGGTTATTACTTTCTTAGTTTGGTATTTCGCGGTAGAGCCAGGTAACTTTGCGGAAGCTCTGGAAAAAAGTATTGCTGTATTAGTTATTGCGTGTCCGTGTGCGCTTGGGCTGGCTACCCCGACATCTATTATGGCTGGATCTGGCAGGGCTGCAGAATTTGGAATTCTCTTTAAAGGTGGAGAGCATTTAGAACAAACCCATCAGATTACCACGGTTATATTAGATAAAACAGGGACAGTTACAAATGGAACACCTGTATTAACAGATGTAAAAGTAGAGGAACATCTTACGGAAGAAGAGTTTTTGACATTAGTAGGGACTGCTGAGAAACAATCTGAGCATCCACTGGCACAAGCAATTGTCCAAGGAATTAAAGAAAAAGGTATCAGTCTTCAAAAATCATCACAGTTTGAAGCAATCCCTGGATTTGGGATTCAAGCTGTGATTCAAGAAAAGTCAGTCCTTATTGGTACACGTAAGCTGATGAATAAACATGGAATTGAAATAGATCATGTGGAAAGCAAAATGGATGACCTTGAACGTCAAGGGAAAACAGCCATGTTAGTTGGTATTGATGGTCAATTTGCAGGATTAATTGCTGTTGCGGATACCATTAAGGAAACTTCCGAAAAGGCAATAAAGCGCTTGAAAGATATGGGTCTTGAAGTGTTTATGATTACTGGAGATAACCAAAGAACAGCTGATTCCATAGCGAAACAAGTTGGAATTGAAAACGTAATTGCAGAGGTACTACCGGAAGGAAAAGCAGATGAAGTGAAAAAACTTCAGGAGCAAGGAAAGAAAGTGGCAATGGTTGGAGATGGGATAAACGATGCCCCAGCACTTGCCATTGCAGATATCGGTATGGCTATTGGTACAGGAACAGATGTGGCAATGGAAGCTGCTGACATCACACTAATCCGCGGGGATCTAAACAGTATTGCTGATGCCATTTATATGAGTAAAATGACCATCCGCAATATCAAGCAGAACCTGTTCTGGGCATTTGGATATAACACGCTTGGCATTCCAGTTGCAGCTCTAGGCTTTTTAGCACCATGGCTAGCAGGAGCAGCAATGGCCTTTAGTTCTGTCTCTGTCGTATTAAATGCACTTCGATTGCAACGCGTTAAACTTTAATGGAGGCTACAGACTATGAAAAAATGGGCGATTTCAGCTGTTGTATATTTATTAGTTGTTATAGGTGGCTATTTAGCTTATGATGCACTGGCGAGCGGGAACGAAGAAGTCTCAACTGATGGTCATTCTACTGGCCATCAGGAAGAAATAAATGGGGAAGAGAACGAACCAAAAGATGAACATGGTGATGATCACGGTGAGCACAGTGATACTGACACAACCAACCTAGACAGTGAGGTTACCGTTCATTTAAATGGAGCTGAAGGGAAGATTAACCTCTCCTTAGTAGATACAGAAGGCAATGCGGTCGAGGATTTGGAAGTGAATCATGAGAAATTACTACATCTGATTGTGGTTAGTGAAGACTTAGAAACCTATGTTCATTTACATCCTGACGAAGTTTCGCCAGGTACATTTGAAACAAAGCATGATCTTCCTGAGGGTGAATACAAAGCTTTTGTTGATATAAAACCGAAAAAACTCGCTTATCATGTTGGTGCAATCCCGTTTACAATAGGTGAAGAGCACGGTGAACATGGTCATGGTAATGAATTAGAAGCTGATACGGATTTTACAAAAATAGTGGATAATCATACGGTGACTATGGAACCGACATCTTTAAAATCCGGTGAAGAAATCACATTACAGTTCGATTTAAATGGTGATACACCAGAACCTTACTTGGGAGCGCTAGGACATGTCGTGATTTTAGATGAGATGGGTGAGGAGTATATTCATGTACATCCATTAGAAGGCGATGAGCCTGTCTTTGCAACTAGCTTTCGAAACCCTGGGATTTATAAAATCTGGGCAGAATTTCAATTTAATGGGAAAGTGTTTGTATTCCCATATATCGTAGAAATCCAATAAATACAGAAAGAAAAGACCAACATGATTACGTTCATGTTGGTCTTATTTATATCTGGATTTCATTCTTCGATTTTGTCGGTATTTCATACTACTTAAAATAATCACAATCCCAATTACGATTAGGATGGTATTCCATAAAAGGGTGCTGGAAGAACGATTTACTTGAATATCTTTCTGAACAGAAAAGCTCGAATCCCTATTTTTCTCGTTAGCAGGAGTAATATCTTTTAATTGGAAGGAAGTGACAACATTGCCATTTTGATTTGTGATGTTTAGCGTACCATTCTTTTGAATTTCCGGAGTGACTGTGTCCGAAAGTTGATGCGTATACGACAAATCCTTTACTGTTACAAACTCTGAGTCATCGAGAGAAAAATAAGTTTCTTTCTCAATCGATTCCGTTATGAAATTGGTAAATGCAAAATCCAGTAGTTCAACCGTGTCACTATATGCTTCTTGTTCATAGGAAGCCTTTAGTGTAACCACTATTAAATTCAGATCTTTAGATTTGGCAGTAGTAACGAGTGTGAATCCAGATTGACTAACAAATCCATTTTTTCCACCTGTAATGCCTTCATACGGTATTTCGCCCCTTAACATCCTATGATGGTTATATAAGGTCGTATCCCAAGACTCCCCATCCCATTCCATTTGTTTTGTACTAAAAATCTCTCTGAAGGTTTCGTTTTTCATGGCGTACTGAGTAATCACTGCCATGTCTTTAGCAGTGGTTACATGGTCAGGGTGAAAGAGACCGTGTGGGTTTTCAAAATGTGTCTGAGCCACCCCAACTTCGTCTTCTAGGTACTGATTCAGATCATCTGCAAACTGTTCAACGGTTCCGCTTAAGTGTTCCGCGATTGCTACTCCCGCATCATTACCAGAGTTAATTAGTAAACCTTGAAGAAGTTTCTTTAAGGAAACCTGTTCTCCTTCTTCTAGGTACACTCTAGTTCCATCTGTATATCTTGCATTTGTGCTTACCGTCACAATATCGTCTAATTGACCATGCTTTATAGCATAAAGAGCCGTGGCAATTTTAGTAATACTTGCAGGGTACATTTCGACATTTGCGTTCTTCTCATACAGAATCTGTCCTGAATCTGCTTCGAATATGATGGCTGCTTCACTAATGATGGATGGAGGAATAACGGTTTCTTCAGCTGAAACTTGAGTTGTATATATAGTAAATATTAAAAAAATAATTAAAATCATTGACCATATTTTCAAAACAAAGCACCTGTTTCTATCAATTGTTAAGGAAACGCTCAAATAACGTACCTCCTAAGTATACTCGGAAAACACTAATTTCTCTATGGATATGGGCAAGCTGTAACGAATATGAAAAATTCTTGCAACTTCACCGTTTCATAATAAGGTGATTTTACGTAAAAGCTATATTTATGAATGAAATTATAGGAGCAGATCATGATGATTGGTATAAGAAAGCTTGAAAAGTCTATTCGTATATTACTAGCAGGTGTGCTGCTATCGCATCTTGGAACATACCTTGTTACCCCGTTATTACCGATCATGCTTTCTCTAGAAGCTGGTCTAGCTGTTGGAAGAATCGGAATTGTCCTAGCAAGTAATGCCATTTCGTTTCAATTTGGGAGTATTGTAGGTGGTGTTTTGGCGGACCGAGTAGGAAGGCGGTTGATTATTGGACTTGGAGCTTTTATTGGCATGTTAGGTCTAATTGGCTTTGGTTTTTTCCGTGATTACTGGCTCCTTCTTCTATCTGCGATTACTTTAGGTTTTGGTAATGGATTAAATGCTCCTTCAACCAAAGCAGCAATTTCAGTGTTAGCTGCTGAGGAGAACCGCACAACTGCGTTTTCACTAAGGGGAATTGCTGCCAACATCGGAACTGGTACAGCAGGTATCGTCATCTTCTTTTTCATAACCGGATCTTCACAAATCATTTTCTTTATAGCTGCAGCAGTATACTTGTTACTGGCTTTAATGAGTTGGACTTTATTACCCAAACATTGTGGGAATGAACCTTGTCCAGAGATGCCATTAGGAGCATATAAAGAAGTGTTTCAAAACAAATCTTTCCTCGTATTTGGCTTTGTCAGTATTTTTATTTGGGCTTTGTATACACAGCTCGCTCTTGTACTGCCATTAAGAGCAGCAGATGTATTAGCAAACCCTTCAAATGTTGCTCTTATTTGGACGATTAACAGC
This DNA window, taken from Bacillus carboniphilus, encodes the following:
- a CDS encoding MFS transporter codes for the protein MMIGIRKLEKSIRILLAGVLLSHLGTYLVTPLLPIMLSLEAGLAVGRIGIVLASNAISFQFGSIVGGVLADRVGRRLIIGLGAFIGMLGLIGFGFFRDYWLLLLSAITLGFGNGLNAPSTKAAISVLAAEENRTTAFSLRGIAANIGTGTAGIVIFFFITGSSQIIFFIAAAVYLLLALMSWTLLPKHCGNEPCPEMPLGAYKEVFQNKSFLVFGFVSIFIWALYTQLALVLPLRAADVLANPSNVALIWTINSIIVISTQSLITNKFILHRHPLTAMGIGMVFIGLGLGSLYFASSFIHLVFSAATFVIGEMLVLPTTDSTISQLSKAQLIGIFFGLANVIFGLGQAGGNFVGGQLLSGSEDYPLLPWLVYAIIGVVMGILIIMLKKWKPLNDSLKSAAQKDGSPKHAPKVSVDSSQHKTHPFNSWEPEVFFRKRTDP
- a CDS encoding heavy metal translocating P-type ATPase, encoding MSEKLQESNFQITGMTCAACATRIEKGLKKVEGVQEANVNLALEKASIKFDKGATNNQALQQKIRDLGYDVVTEKVELDITGMTCAACSARIERGLNKMDGITQASINLALERGSVEYNPSTITPTDIIQKVEKLGYGAVIKADENEKEAVDHRQKEIEKQKGKFIFSVILSLPLLWAMVSHFEFTSFIYLPEMFMNPWVQLALATPVQFIIGKQFYVGAYKALKNGSANMDVLVALGTSAAYFYSLYLTFASIGSNEHMVELYYETSAILITLIILGKLFEANAKGRSSEAIKKLMGLQAKTATVLRNGEELELPLEEVVVGDVLFVKPGEKVPVDGEILEGQSALDESMLTGESVPVDKTVGDAVIGSTINKNGFLKIQATKVGRDTALAQIIKVVEEAQGSKAPIQRLADKISGIFVPIVVGIAVITFLVWYFAVEPGNFAEALEKSIAVLVIACPCALGLATPTSIMAGSGRAAEFGILFKGGEHLEQTHQITTVILDKTGTVTNGTPVLTDVKVEEHLTEEEFLTLVGTAEKQSEHPLAQAIVQGIKEKGISLQKSSQFEAIPGFGIQAVIQEKSVLIGTRKLMNKHGIEIDHVESKMDDLERQGKTAMLVGIDGQFAGLIAVADTIKETSEKAIKRLKDMGLEVFMITGDNQRTADSIAKQVGIENVIAEVLPEGKADEVKKLQEQGKKVAMVGDGINDAPALAIADIGMAIGTGTDVAMEAADITLIRGDLNSIADAIYMSKMTIRNIKQNLFWAFGYNTLGIPVAALGFLAPWLAGAAMAFSSVSVVLNALRLQRVKL
- the copZ gene encoding copper chaperone CopZ; its protein translation is MEKVTLNVQGMSCGHCVKAIEGSVGEMAGVKEVKVSLEDATVDVEFNPSEVSLDAIKETIDEEGYEVQ
- a CDS encoding D-alanyl-D-alanine carboxypeptidase family protein, producing MKIWSMILIIFLIFTIYTTQVSAEETVIPPSIISEAAIIFEADSGQILYEKNANVEMYPASITKIATALYAIKHGQLDDIVTVSTNARYTDGTRVYLEEGEQVSLKKLLQGLLINSGNDAGVAIAEHLSGTVEQFADDLNQYLEDEVGVAQTHFENPHGLFHPDHVTTAKDMAVITQYAMKNETFREIFSTKQMEWDGESWDTTLYNHHRMLRGEIPYEGITGGKNGFVSQSGFTLVTTAKSKDLNLIVVTLKASYEQEAYSDTVELLDFAFTNFITESIEKETYFSLDDSEFVTVKDLSYTHQLSDTVTPEIQKNGTLNITNQNGNVVTSFQLKDITPANEKNRDSSFSVQKDIQVNRSSSTLLWNTILIVIGIVIILSSMKYRQNRRMKSRYK
- a CDS encoding metal-sensitive transcriptional regulator; this encodes MAVNPPNDNIVPIDDSCCSTTSERKSHHSDKVKSNLVSRLNRIEGQIRGIKGLIEKDTYCDDVITQISATQSALNSVAKILLDGHLRSCVVERIQDGDDEVLDELLTTIHKLMKK
- a CDS encoding nitrite reductase, with translation MEEVKKIKIAVNGGISFGAKLNAKQMITIAKYMNEEDELELTTFQQLYLEIPEDQKDEIIRELEGVGLRCYPVGNYVKSLRTCNFCKGEEAEGMPVAKELNERVAGKDVPFTLKIAYTGCPIGCGEPLINDIGVMKIKDGFNLYAGGKSKGKDAQVGTLLFENLEPHDLYQKVEKLIDLYAANGKKRETVLKFINRFGKDQILEQLSQ